One window from the genome of Tachypleus tridentatus isolate NWPU-2018 chromosome 11, ASM421037v1, whole genome shotgun sequence encodes:
- the LOC143231653 gene encoding uncharacterized protein LOC143231653 isoform X2 — protein sequence MSESMARTVFLQILSAVEYCHNLHVVHRDLKAENLLLDDNLNIKIADFGFSNFYSVSDKLTTWCGSPPYAAPEVFEGKKYVGPEIDIWSLGVVLYVLVCGSLPFDGTNLQVLRDRVLSGRFRIPYFMSSECEHLIRRMLVLDPVKRFTIEQIKRHKWMQSDEATPMPSVPAVVDKQGPRSGEFSEQILRLMQSLGIDTSKTKESLANEKYDHHAAIYFLLLDRLRHQRASPIPVTSVKQAVDTQQRRPSSIAEQAMRKVDLPPPGAILPTHLQGSPISFSGSSKGGVVDKALQARPQISTVRHHVFSFTTDGTVPSSGRYLGQNYRLGEGDPTPLGIPVRLCEGMTGGRPPTPQGQHFSRVATSIDEGVEVDGSRSSLEFRTCSPVQQKATFYSGEHVTCCGTFYQSSDKHRESPPLCNLTQLLSLSDAPLEGIQTTSQNLNQNFESFDSQIETDFGSSLTSCSQGNPSFSSFTESREESLFVASPSEVLSQTRLPVHHFTFTGPDYSHHNIDSNLTDKQSPRCFREGRRASDGLVAETVRAFCQQLRTQEKTRGIVDLNDISVEHRTLQLLFRDQTRQEVVRPPKKHCFGESSEDYTTEKEKNMKYQHISKRSSLPEAPTVSPPQPRTFTLYQIQPHQEGCRQTSPDTSVPSSSTQPTEAGGLLHVQNKALQQHLFHQRLQQKRQEMKKQTTIHRRQTSRQKSLKVAQQSSSVVPLSMEVLASSAAIKPRTEDSSSLSKSEVPDLEINQTQHLSFLPNLQQSQKLSFLQDLQQKQSQQLSFFSDIQQRQSQQSSFTSSPQQGKMLQLSFLSDVQHGQSKQLLLTSDTQQGQPQQLSLISDVQQGQPQQLSFLSDVQQGQPQQLFLSDVQQGQPQQLPLFSDVRKGQPQQLSSISDTQQGQPQQLSFLSDVQIGQPQQLSFFCDVQQGQSLLDEKQKKNNTCIGPIIEPKTIPYAVTTLPQTASQSWSPEQEIESTNSQLVANRNLLVIQPENLSTTSLSVQRVLPFPFWHPVAPVEAMQLNQPRTTCFLPQEGESRDQTVTMETYCCEWDDIHAVS from the exons gCCGAGAACTTGTTGTTGGATGATAATTTGAACATCAAAATTGCAG ACTTTGGGTTCAGCAATTTTTATTCAGTCTCTGACAAACTGACCACGTGGTGTGGAAGTCCACCTTATGCAGCTCCAGAGGTTTTCGAAGGAAAAAAATATGTTGGTCCGGAAATTGATATCTGG AGTCTTGGCGTGGTTCTTTATGTCCTTGTTTGTGGATCTCTTCCGTTTGATGGCACCAATCTGCAGGTGCTCCGTGATAGAGTTCTGTCTGGCCGGTTTCGTATTCCATACTTTATGTCTTCAG AATGTGAACACCTCATAAGAAGAATGCTAGTGTTAGATCCTGTAAAAAGATTCACCATAGAGCAGATCAAGCGTCATAAGTGGATGCAATCTGATGAAGCGACACCGATGCCCTCTGTACCTGCAGTTGTAGACAAACAAGGTCCTAGATCTGGAGAATTTAGTGAGCAGATCCTACGTTTGATGCAAAGCCTCGGAATTGATACCAGTAAAACTAAAGAG TCTCTAGCTAATGAAAAGTACGATCATCACGCCGCGATATATTTCCTTCTTCTTGATCGATTACGTCACCAACGTGCTTCCCCCATTCCTGTGACGTCAGTCAAGCAAGCGGTTGACACTCAGCAGCGTCGACCGAGCTCTATTGCAGAACAGGCGATGCGGAAAGTGGATTTACCGCCACCTGGTGCTATTCTTCCTACTCATCTGCAGGGATCACCAATCTCATTTTCTGGTTCGTCGAAAGGTGGCGTCGTAGACAAGGCCCTTCAG GCGAGGCCTCAGATAAGCACCGTTCGACACCACGTGTTTAGTTTTACAACTGATGGGACAGTGCCATCTAGTGGCCGATATTTAGGACAAAACTATCGATTAGGAGAGGGGGATCCAACCCCTTTAGGAATTCCAGTACGCTTATGCGAGGGAATGACAGGCGGTCGTCCGCCAACACCTCAAGGCCAACACTTTTCTCGAGTCGCAACTTCCATTGACGAAGGTGTGGAAGTTGACGGAAGTAGGAGTTCACTAGAATTTCGAACGTGTTCTCCTGTGCAGCAGAAGGCAACATTTTATTCAGGAGAGCACGTTACTTGTTGTGGTACATTTTACCAATCTAGCGATAAACATAGAGAAAGCCCACCTTTGTGTAATCTAACTCAGCTGCTAAGTTTATCTGATGCTCCGTTAGAGGGCATCCAAACTACTTCTCAAAATTTGAATCAAAATTTTGAAAGCTTCGATTCACAAATAGAAACAGATTTTGGATCCAGCCTGACTTCCTGTTCCCAAGGGAATCCAAGTTTTTCTAGTTTCACCGAGAGCCGTGAAGAGTCTCTCTTTGTGGCTAGTCCTTCAGAGGTTCTATCTCAAACGCGCCTCCCTGTTCATCATTTCACATTTACAGGGCCTGATTACTCTCATCATAATATTGACAGTAATCTCACTGACAAACAGTCACCAAGGTGTTTTCGTGAGGGCAGAAGAGCTTCTGATGGGCTTGTTGCTGAAACTGTTCGTGCATTCTGTCAACAACTACGCACACAAGAAAAAACTCGAGGTATTGTAGACTTGAATGATATCAGTGTGGAACATCGAACGTTACAGTTGCTATTTAGAGACCAAACACGTCAAGAAGTGGTACGTCCACCTAAAAAACACTGTTTTGGTGAGTCAAGCGAGGATTACAcaacagagaaagaaaagaacatgAAGTACCAGCATATTTCAAAACGTAGTAGTTTACCAGAAGCTCCAACAGTGTCTCCCCCACAGCCAAGGACGTTTACATTGTATCAAATTCAACCTCATCAAGAAGGATGTCGTCAAACGTCACCAGACACCTCAGTACCTTCGTCTTCTACACAACCAACAGAAGCGGGAGGGTTGTTACATGTACAGAATAAGGCTTTACAACAACATCTTTTTCACCAAAGACTTCAGCAAAAGCGTCAAGAAATGAAAAAGCAGACAACAATACATAGACGCCAAACCAGCCGGCAAAAGTCTCTCAAAGTAGCACAGCAATCGTCCTCAGTAGTACCACTATCCATGGAAGTACTTGCTTCATCAGCAGCTATCAAACCCAGAACTGAAGATTCTTCCTCTTTATCAAAATCGGAAGTTCCAGACTTGGAAATAAACCAGACTCAACATTTGTCCTTCCTCCCTAACCTTCAGCAGTCTCAAAAGTTATCTTTCCTCCAAGATCTTCAACAGAAACAGTCTCAGCAGTTatcttttttttcagatattcaaCAAAGACAATCACAACAGTCATCCTTCACTTCTAGTCCTCAACAAGGAAAAATGCTACAGTTGTCATTTCTTTCTGATGTCCAGCATGGACAGTCTAAGCAGTTGTTGTTAACCTCTGATACCCAACAAGGACAGCCTCAGCAGTTGTCGTTAATATCTGATGTCCAGCAAGGACAACCTCAGCAATTGTCGTTTCTCTCTGATGTCCAACAAGGACAACCTCAGCAATTGTTTCTGTCTGATGTCCAACAAGGACAACCTCAGCAATTGCCGCTTTTCTCTGATGTCCGAAAAGGACAACCTCAGCAGTTATCATCAATCTCTGATACCCAACAAGGACAACCTCAGCAATTATCGTTTCTCTCTGACGTCCAGATAGGACAACCTCAGCAGTTGTCATTTTTTTGTGATGTCCAACAAGGACAATCTTTACTTGAtgaaaagcaaaagaaaaataacacgTGTATTGGACCTATTATAGAACCCAAAACAATCCCTTATGCAGTGACCACTTTACCACAAACAGCTTCCCAGTCTTGGTCTCCTGAACAGGAAATTGAAAGTACCAACAGTCAGTTGGTCGCTAACAGAAACTTGTTGGTTATACAACCAGAAAACTTAAGTACGACTTCTTTATCCGTTCAGCGTGTTCTGCCATTTCCTTTCTGGCATCCAGTAGCACCTGTGGAAGCTATGCAGTTAAACCAACCCCGAACAACATGCTTTCTTCCTCAAGAAGGGGAGTCGCGTGACCAAACTGTTACCATGGAAACCTATTGTTGCGAGTGGGATGACATCCATGCCGTCAGTTAG